One region of Camelina sativa cultivar DH55 chromosome 6, Cs, whole genome shotgun sequence genomic DNA includes:
- the LOC104793583 gene encoding late embryogenesis abundant protein At1g64065-like, which translates to MNDSEHVRPLAPATILPVSDESASNTRHNTLRRRKRMKCLICITVTSLILLTIVLTLVFTVFRVKDPTIKMNRVMVNGLDSVMGTGRVQLLGTNISMIVDVSVKNPNMASFKYSNTTTDIYYKGTVVGEAHGLPGKAKPHRTSRMNLTVDIMIDRILADPGLSREVSTSGLVNVWSYTRVGGKVKILVVKKHVTVKMNCTMAVNITAQAIQDVDCKNKIGF; encoded by the coding sequence ATGAACGACTCAGAACATGTTCGTCCACTAGCTCCGGCGACCATTCTTCCGGTGAGCGACGAATCCGCCTCCAACACCAGGCACAATACTCTCCGTCGCAGGAAGCGGATGAAATGCTTAATCTGCATCACTGTAACATCTCTGATTCTACTCACGATCGTGTTGACTTTAGTTTTCACGGTGTTCAGAGTCAAAGAcccaaccatcaaaatgaaccGTGTAATGGTCAACGGCCTAGATTCAGTCATGGGGACTGGTCGGGTCCAACTCTTGGGAACAAACATCTCCATGATCGTTGACGTGTCAGTCAAGAATCCAAATATGGCGTCGTTTAAGTACTCCAACACCACGACGGATATATATTACAAAGGAACGGTGGTAGGTGAAGCTCATGGGCTACCAGGGAAGGCGAAACCACATCGGACTTCGAGGATGAACTTGACGGTTGATATTATGATTGATCGGATATTGGCGGATCCGGGTTTGAGTCGAGAAGTGAGTACGTCGGGTCTTGTGAACGTGTGGAGTTATACTAGGGTTGGTGGTAAGGTGAAGATTTTGGTCGTGAAGAAGCACGTGACTGTTAAGATGAACTGCACGATGGCTGTGAACATCACCGCCCAGGCGATTCAAGATGTCGACTGCAAGAATAAAATCGGTTTTTGA